Proteins from one Oryctolagus cuniculus unplaced genomic scaffold, mOryCun1.1 SCAFFOLD_69, whole genome shotgun sequence genomic window:
- the LOC100340453 gene encoding zinc finger protein 84 isoform X1 has product MNSSSVLVSFEDLAVDFTWEEWQDLSHAQRILYKDVMLETYSSLLSLGYCITKPDLIFKLEQGEEPWIVQECLNPNLKVSQERDGLIVTNKESQDINLRKDVVTNNTFTHKGTESRKTRNLSSSHIQKLIIKKRNCSGMKPEVCSIFHNVHIPSVLDEMQAGEKLDAPNVPGNSSHCSEPHSQHHKVQTVPFDHSKQVKTLQRKKMFFTFEKAYMRDTCNKSTIVGKTMKTIQIGKETLHKNSNLSKYQQTQTKEKLCEFFKGEEAMNYKSDLTMNQKTHTGKKPYVCEPYKKSFSHKSCLTVHHRTHTGEKPSGYNECGKTFSWKSYLMRNQRIHTGQTLYEINECGKAFYVKPHFVRHQKGRTAVKPYECNECKKDFCQKSGLITHQRVHTGEKPYVCNECEKAFSQKSNLNKHLRIHTGEKSYECNECGKAFCQKSVLIRHQRSHTGEKPYNCNECGKAFSRKSHLIIHQRIHTGEKPFKCNECGKAFYLKSHFVTHQRIHTGEKPYKCNECGKAFSRKSHVITHQRTHSEKKSFECNECGKIFYQKSHFVTHQKIHTVVKHYECNECKKEFCQKSGLITHQRIHTGEKPYVCSECKKAFSQKSNLNKHQRIHTGEKSYECNECGKAFYQKSVLIRHQRIHTGEKPYDCNECGKAFSRKSHFLIHQKIHTGEKPFECNECGKAFYLKSHFVTHQRIHTGEKTYECNDCKKYFCHKSALIRHQRIHTGEKPYECNECGKAFSWKSDLITHQRIHTGEKPYECNECEKAFSQKSHLIAHQRIHTGDKAFECNECGKAFYMKSNLKKHERIHTGEKSYVCSECGKAFCRNSDLIRHLRIHTGEKPYVCNECEKAFSQKSNLNKHRRIHIGEKSYEFSKSGKAFCHKSDLITHQKIRIGEIS; this is encoded by the exons atgaattcatctTCA GTGTTGGTgtcatttgaagacctggctgtggacTTCACCTGGGAGGAGTGGCAGGACCTGAGCCATGCTCAGAGAATCCTGTACaaggatgtgatgctggagacctacagcagcctgctgTCCTTGG GGTACTGTATTAcgaaacctgacttgatcttcaagttggaacAAGGAGAAGAGCCATGGATAGTTCAAGAATGCCTAAACCCAAACTTAAAAG tttccCAGGAAAGAGATGGCCTGATTGTGACCAACAAGGAAAGTCAAGACATAAATTTGAGGAAGGATGTGGTCACAAACAATACATTCACTCACAAGGGcactgaatcaagaaaaacacGTAATTTAAGCTCAAGCCATATTCAAAAACTGATCATCAAAAAGAGAAATTGTTCAGGAATGAAACCTGAGGTATGCAGTATATTTCACAATGTGCATATCCCTAGTGTGCTGGATGAGAtgcaagctggagagaaattAGATGcccctaatgtacctgggaactCTTCTCATTGCTCAGAGCCTCATAGTCAGCATCACAAGGTTCAGACTGTGCCATTTGATCACAGTAAACAAGTAAAAACCttgcaaaggaagaaaatgttctTTACATTTGAGAAGGCTTATATGAGAGACACTTGTAACAAGTCAACTATTGTAGGAAAGACAATGAAGACAATTCAAATAGGGAAGGAAACTTTGCATAAAAATTCTAACCTTAGTAAGTATCAACAAACCCAAACAAAAGAGAAACTCTGTGAATTTTTTAAGGGTGAGGAAGCTATGAATTACAAATCAGATCTTACAATGAATCAGAAAACACATACAGGAAAGAAACCCTATGTATGTGAACCCTATAAAAAATCTTTCAGCCATAAATCCTGCCTCACAGTCCATCACAGAACTCACACAGGGGAAAAGCCCAGTGGGTACAATGAATGTGGAAAAACCTTTTCCTGGAAGTCATATCTCATGAGAAAtcaaagaattcacacagggcagacaCTATATGAAAttaatgagtgtggaaaagctTTTTACGTGAAACCACACTTTGTAAGACATCAGAAGGGTCGCACAGCGgtgaaaccttatgaatgtaatgagtgcAAAAAGGACTTTTGCCAGAAGTCAGGCCTCATAACGCATCAGAGagttcacacaggggagaaaccttatgtaTGTAATGAGTGTGAGAAAGCCTTTTCCCAGAAGTCAAACTTGAATAAACACctgagaattcacacaggagagaaatcttatgaatgcaatgaatgCGGAAAAGCCTTTTGCCAGAAGTCAGTCCTTATAAgacatcagagaagtcacactggggagaaaccTTACAATtgtaatgagtgtggaaaagccttttccAGGAAGTCACATCTCAtaatacatcagagaattcacacaggagagaaaccttttaagtgcaatgaatgtggaaaagccttttacCTGAAATCACACTTTGTtacacatcagagaattcacacaggggagaagccttataaatgtaatgagtgtggaaaagcattttcccGGAAATCACATGTCATAACACATCAGAGAACTCACTCAGAGAAGAAATCTTTtgaatgtaatgagtgtggaaaaaTCTTTTACCAAAAGTCACACTTTGTAACACATCAGAAGATTCATACAGTGGTGAAACattatgaatgtaatgagtgcAAAAAAGAGTTTTGCCAGAAGTCAGGCCTCAtaacacatcagagaattcacacaggggagaaaccttatgtaTGCAGTGAGTGTAAGAAAGCCTTTTCCCAGAAGTCAAACTTGAAtaaacaccagagaattcacacaggggagaaatcttatgaatgcaatgaatgtggaaaagccttttacCAGAAGTCAGTCCTCataagacatcagagaattcacacaggagagaaaccttatgattgTAACGAatgtggaaaagcattttcccGAAAGTCACACTTCCTAattcatcagaaaattcacacaggggagaaacccttTGAAtgcaatgaatgtggaaaagccttttacCTGAAATCACACTTTGtaacacatcagagaattcacacaggggagaaaacTTATGAGTGTAACGACTGCAAAAAATACTTTTGCCACAAATCAGCTCTCataagacatcagagaattcacacaggggagaaaccttatgaatgtaatgaatgtggaaaagccttttccTGGAAGTCAGACCTCATAacccatcagagaattcacacaggcgagaaaccttatgaatgtaatgagtgtgAAAAAGCCTTTTCCCAGAAATCACACCTTATagcacatcagagaattcacacgggGGATAAAGcttttgaatgtaatgaatgtggaaaagccttttacATGAAGTCAAACTTGAAGAAACatgagagaattcacacaggggagaaatctTATGTATGCAGTGAATGTGGAAAGGCATTTTGCCGGAACTCAGACCTCATAAGACATctgagaattcacacaggggagaaaccttatgtaTGTAATGAGTGTGAAAAAGCCTTTTCCCAGAAGTCAAACTTGAATAAACATAGGAGAATTCACATAGGGGAGAAATCTTATGAATTCAGTAAATCTGGAAAAGCCTTTTGCCATAAGTCAGACCTCataacacatcagaaaatccGCATAGGAGAAATTTCATGA
- the LOC100340453 gene encoding zinc finger protein 84 isoform X2, giving the protein MNTSPVLVSFEDLAVDFTWEEWQDLSHAQRILYKDVMLETYSSLLSLGYCITKPDLIFKLEQGEEPWIVQECLNPNLKVSQERDGLIVTNKESQDINLRKDVVTNNTFTHKGTESRKTRNLSSSHIQKLIIKKRNCSGMKPEVCSIFHNVHIPSVLDEMQAGEKLDAPNVPGNSSHCSEPHSQHHKVQTVPFDHSKQVKTLQRKKMFFTFEKAYMRDTCNKSTIVGKTMKTIQIGKETLHKNSNLSKYQQTQTKEKLCEFFKGEEAMNYKSDLTMNQKTHTGKKPYVCEPYKKSFSHKSCLTVHHRTHTGEKPSGYNECGKTFSWKSYLMRNQRIHTGQTLYEINECGKAFYVKPHFVRHQKGRTAVKPYECNECKKDFCQKSGLITHQRVHTGEKPYVCNECEKAFSQKSNLNKHLRIHTGEKSYECNECGKAFCQKSVLIRHQRSHTGEKPYNCNECGKAFSRKSHLIIHQRIHTGEKPFKCNECGKAFYLKSHFVTHQRIHTGEKPYKCNECGKAFSRKSHVITHQRTHSEKKSFECNECGKIFYQKSHFVTHQKIHTVVKHYECNECKKEFCQKSGLITHQRIHTGEKPYVCSECKKAFSQKSNLNKHQRIHTGEKSYECNECGKAFYQKSVLIRHQRIHTGEKPYDCNECGKAFSRKSHFLIHQKIHTGEKPFECNECGKAFYLKSHFVTHQRIHTGEKTYECNDCKKYFCHKSALIRHQRIHTGEKPYECNECGKAFSWKSDLITHQRIHTGEKPYECNECEKAFSQKSHLIAHQRIHTGDKAFECNECGKAFYMKSNLKKHERIHTGEKSYVCSECGKAFCRNSDLIRHLRIHTGEKPYVCNECEKAFSQKSNLNKHRRIHIGEKSYEFSKSGKAFCHKSDLITHQKIRIGEIS; this is encoded by the exons GTGTTGGTgtcatttgaagacctggctgtggacTTCACCTGGGAGGAGTGGCAGGACCTGAGCCATGCTCAGAGAATCCTGTACaaggatgtgatgctggagacctacagcagcctgctgTCCTTGG GGTACTGTATTAcgaaacctgacttgatcttcaagttggaacAAGGAGAAGAGCCATGGATAGTTCAAGAATGCCTAAACCCAAACTTAAAAG tttccCAGGAAAGAGATGGCCTGATTGTGACCAACAAGGAAAGTCAAGACATAAATTTGAGGAAGGATGTGGTCACAAACAATACATTCACTCACAAGGGcactgaatcaagaaaaacacGTAATTTAAGCTCAAGCCATATTCAAAAACTGATCATCAAAAAGAGAAATTGTTCAGGAATGAAACCTGAGGTATGCAGTATATTTCACAATGTGCATATCCCTAGTGTGCTGGATGAGAtgcaagctggagagaaattAGATGcccctaatgtacctgggaactCTTCTCATTGCTCAGAGCCTCATAGTCAGCATCACAAGGTTCAGACTGTGCCATTTGATCACAGTAAACAAGTAAAAACCttgcaaaggaagaaaatgttctTTACATTTGAGAAGGCTTATATGAGAGACACTTGTAACAAGTCAACTATTGTAGGAAAGACAATGAAGACAATTCAAATAGGGAAGGAAACTTTGCATAAAAATTCTAACCTTAGTAAGTATCAACAAACCCAAACAAAAGAGAAACTCTGTGAATTTTTTAAGGGTGAGGAAGCTATGAATTACAAATCAGATCTTACAATGAATCAGAAAACACATACAGGAAAGAAACCCTATGTATGTGAACCCTATAAAAAATCTTTCAGCCATAAATCCTGCCTCACAGTCCATCACAGAACTCACACAGGGGAAAAGCCCAGTGGGTACAATGAATGTGGAAAAACCTTTTCCTGGAAGTCATATCTCATGAGAAAtcaaagaattcacacagggcagacaCTATATGAAAttaatgagtgtggaaaagctTTTTACGTGAAACCACACTTTGTAAGACATCAGAAGGGTCGCACAGCGgtgaaaccttatgaatgtaatgagtgcAAAAAGGACTTTTGCCAGAAGTCAGGCCTCATAACGCATCAGAGagttcacacaggggagaaaccttatgtaTGTAATGAGTGTGAGAAAGCCTTTTCCCAGAAGTCAAACTTGAATAAACACctgagaattcacacaggagagaaatcttatgaatgcaatgaatgCGGAAAAGCCTTTTGCCAGAAGTCAGTCCTTATAAgacatcagagaagtcacactggggagaaaccTTACAATtgtaatgagtgtggaaaagccttttccAGGAAGTCACATCTCAtaatacatcagagaattcacacaggagagaaaccttttaagtgcaatgaatgtggaaaagccttttacCTGAAATCACACTTTGTtacacatcagagaattcacacaggggagaagccttataaatgtaatgagtgtggaaaagcattttcccGGAAATCACATGTCATAACACATCAGAGAACTCACTCAGAGAAGAAATCTTTtgaatgtaatgagtgtggaaaaaTCTTTTACCAAAAGTCACACTTTGTAACACATCAGAAGATTCATACAGTGGTGAAACattatgaatgtaatgagtgcAAAAAAGAGTTTTGCCAGAAGTCAGGCCTCAtaacacatcagagaattcacacaggggagaaaccttatgtaTGCAGTGAGTGTAAGAAAGCCTTTTCCCAGAAGTCAAACTTGAAtaaacaccagagaattcacacaggggagaaatcttatgaatgcaatgaatgtggaaaagccttttacCAGAAGTCAGTCCTCataagacatcagagaattcacacaggagagaaaccttatgattgTAACGAatgtggaaaagcattttcccGAAAGTCACACTTCCTAattcatcagaaaattcacacaggggagaaacccttTGAAtgcaatgaatgtggaaaagccttttacCTGAAATCACACTTTGtaacacatcagagaattcacacaggggagaaaacTTATGAGTGTAACGACTGCAAAAAATACTTTTGCCACAAATCAGCTCTCataagacatcagagaattcacacaggggagaaaccttatgaatgtaatgaatgtggaaaagccttttccTGGAAGTCAGACCTCATAacccatcagagaattcacacaggcgagaaaccttatgaatgtaatgagtgtgAAAAAGCCTTTTCCCAGAAATCACACCTTATagcacatcagagaattcacacgggGGATAAAGcttttgaatgtaatgaatgtggaaaagccttttacATGAAGTCAAACTTGAAGAAACatgagagaattcacacaggggagaaatctTATGTATGCAGTGAATGTGGAAAGGCATTTTGCCGGAACTCAGACCTCATAAGACATctgagaattcacacaggggagaaaccttatgtaTGTAATGAGTGTGAAAAAGCCTTTTCCCAGAAGTCAAACTTGAATAAACATAGGAGAATTCACATAGGGGAGAAATCTTATGAATTCAGTAAATCTGGAAAAGCCTTTTGCCATAAGTCAGACCTCataacacatcagaaaatccGCATAGGAGAAATTTCATGA
- the LOC100340453 gene encoding zinc finger protein 271 isoform X3 — translation MLETYSSLLSLGYCITKPDLIFKLEQGEEPWIVQECLNPNLKVSQERDGLIVTNKESQDINLRKDVVTNNTFTHKGTESRKTRNLSSSHIQKLIIKKRNCSGMKPEVCSIFHNVHIPSVLDEMQAGEKLDAPNVPGNSSHCSEPHSQHHKVQTVPFDHSKQVKTLQRKKMFFTFEKAYMRDTCNKSTIVGKTMKTIQIGKETLHKNSNLSKYQQTQTKEKLCEFFKGEEAMNYKSDLTMNQKTHTGKKPYVCEPYKKSFSHKSCLTVHHRTHTGEKPSGYNECGKTFSWKSYLMRNQRIHTGQTLYEINECGKAFYVKPHFVRHQKGRTAVKPYECNECKKDFCQKSGLITHQRVHTGEKPYVCNECEKAFSQKSNLNKHLRIHTGEKSYECNECGKAFCQKSVLIRHQRSHTGEKPYNCNECGKAFSRKSHLIIHQRIHTGEKPFKCNECGKAFYLKSHFVTHQRIHTGEKPYKCNECGKAFSRKSHVITHQRTHSEKKSFECNECGKIFYQKSHFVTHQKIHTVVKHYECNECKKEFCQKSGLITHQRIHTGEKPYVCSECKKAFSQKSNLNKHQRIHTGEKSYECNECGKAFYQKSVLIRHQRIHTGEKPYDCNECGKAFSRKSHFLIHQKIHTGEKPFECNECGKAFYLKSHFVTHQRIHTGEKTYECNDCKKYFCHKSALIRHQRIHTGEKPYECNECGKAFSWKSDLITHQRIHTGEKPYECNECEKAFSQKSHLIAHQRIHTGDKAFECNECGKAFYMKSNLKKHERIHTGEKSYVCSECGKAFCRNSDLIRHLRIHTGEKPYVCNECEKAFSQKSNLNKHRRIHIGEKSYEFSKSGKAFCHKSDLITHQKIRIGEIS, via the exons atgctggagacctacagcagcctgctgTCCTTGG GGTACTGTATTAcgaaacctgacttgatcttcaagttggaacAAGGAGAAGAGCCATGGATAGTTCAAGAATGCCTAAACCCAAACTTAAAAG tttccCAGGAAAGAGATGGCCTGATTGTGACCAACAAGGAAAGTCAAGACATAAATTTGAGGAAGGATGTGGTCACAAACAATACATTCACTCACAAGGGcactgaatcaagaaaaacacGTAATTTAAGCTCAAGCCATATTCAAAAACTGATCATCAAAAAGAGAAATTGTTCAGGAATGAAACCTGAGGTATGCAGTATATTTCACAATGTGCATATCCCTAGTGTGCTGGATGAGAtgcaagctggagagaaattAGATGcccctaatgtacctgggaactCTTCTCATTGCTCAGAGCCTCATAGTCAGCATCACAAGGTTCAGACTGTGCCATTTGATCACAGTAAACAAGTAAAAACCttgcaaaggaagaaaatgttctTTACATTTGAGAAGGCTTATATGAGAGACACTTGTAACAAGTCAACTATTGTAGGAAAGACAATGAAGACAATTCAAATAGGGAAGGAAACTTTGCATAAAAATTCTAACCTTAGTAAGTATCAACAAACCCAAACAAAAGAGAAACTCTGTGAATTTTTTAAGGGTGAGGAAGCTATGAATTACAAATCAGATCTTACAATGAATCAGAAAACACATACAGGAAAGAAACCCTATGTATGTGAACCCTATAAAAAATCTTTCAGCCATAAATCCTGCCTCACAGTCCATCACAGAACTCACACAGGGGAAAAGCCCAGTGGGTACAATGAATGTGGAAAAACCTTTTCCTGGAAGTCATATCTCATGAGAAAtcaaagaattcacacagggcagacaCTATATGAAAttaatgagtgtggaaaagctTTTTACGTGAAACCACACTTTGTAAGACATCAGAAGGGTCGCACAGCGgtgaaaccttatgaatgtaatgagtgcAAAAAGGACTTTTGCCAGAAGTCAGGCCTCATAACGCATCAGAGagttcacacaggggagaaaccttatgtaTGTAATGAGTGTGAGAAAGCCTTTTCCCAGAAGTCAAACTTGAATAAACACctgagaattcacacaggagagaaatcttatgaatgcaatgaatgCGGAAAAGCCTTTTGCCAGAAGTCAGTCCTTATAAgacatcagagaagtcacactggggagaaaccTTACAATtgtaatgagtgtggaaaagccttttccAGGAAGTCACATCTCAtaatacatcagagaattcacacaggagagaaaccttttaagtgcaatgaatgtggaaaagccttttacCTGAAATCACACTTTGTtacacatcagagaattcacacaggggagaagccttataaatgtaatgagtgtggaaaagcattttcccGGAAATCACATGTCATAACACATCAGAGAACTCACTCAGAGAAGAAATCTTTtgaatgtaatgagtgtggaaaaaTCTTTTACCAAAAGTCACACTTTGTAACACATCAGAAGATTCATACAGTGGTGAAACattatgaatgtaatgagtgcAAAAAAGAGTTTTGCCAGAAGTCAGGCCTCAtaacacatcagagaattcacacaggggagaaaccttatgtaTGCAGTGAGTGTAAGAAAGCCTTTTCCCAGAAGTCAAACTTGAAtaaacaccagagaattcacacaggggagaaatcttatgaatgcaatgaatgtggaaaagccttttacCAGAAGTCAGTCCTCataagacatcagagaattcacacaggagagaaaccttatgattgTAACGAatgtggaaaagcattttcccGAAAGTCACACTTCCTAattcatcagaaaattcacacaggggagaaacccttTGAAtgcaatgaatgtggaaaagccttttacCTGAAATCACACTTTGtaacacatcagagaattcacacaggggagaaaacTTATGAGTGTAACGACTGCAAAAAATACTTTTGCCACAAATCAGCTCTCataagacatcagagaattcacacaggggagaaaccttatgaatgtaatgaatgtggaaaagccttttccTGGAAGTCAGACCTCATAacccatcagagaattcacacaggcgagaaaccttatgaatgtaatgagtgtgAAAAAGCCTTTTCCCAGAAATCACACCTTATagcacatcagagaattcacacgggGGATAAAGcttttgaatgtaatgaatgtggaaaagccttttacATGAAGTCAAACTTGAAGAAACatgagagaattcacacaggggagaaatctTATGTATGCAGTGAATGTGGAAAGGCATTTTGCCGGAACTCAGACCTCATAAGACATctgagaattcacacaggggagaaaccttatgtaTGTAATGAGTGTGAAAAAGCCTTTTCCCAGAAGTCAAACTTGAATAAACATAGGAGAATTCACATAGGGGAGAAATCTTATGAATTCAGTAAATCTGGAAAAGCCTTTTGCCATAAGTCAGACCTCataacacatcagaaaatccGCATAGGAGAAATTTCATGA